A genomic region of uncultured Paludibaculum sp. contains the following coding sequences:
- a CDS encoding LytTR family DNA-binding domain-containing protein has translation MKVLIVDDEPIARQILRELLDDCPGITLAGEAATGLEAVEQIARLKPDAVLLDLQMPGLDGFSVARTLRGESLPIIIFVTAFESHALQAFDTGAVDYLLKPVRKERLTAALDKARTQLAGLKPEPPPAVEPLRRILGRLGTDLHMLNPCDVIAFQAEGDTVQIITAQGRYYADHSLRTLEAKLPPPQFRRIHRGTIINTDHIRKISPLTSKRWLLKMSNGLEAIVSKRMAGVIRDATRW, from the coding sequence ATGAAAGTCCTCATCGTCGATGACGAGCCCATCGCCCGCCAGATCCTGCGCGAGCTCCTCGACGATTGCCCAGGCATCACTTTGGCAGGGGAGGCCGCAACCGGTCTCGAAGCTGTTGAGCAGATTGCCCGTTTGAAGCCCGACGCCGTCCTGCTCGATCTCCAGATGCCCGGCCTGGACGGATTCTCGGTCGCACGCACCTTGCGCGGGGAGTCGCTTCCGATCATCATCTTCGTGACCGCCTTCGAATCCCACGCCCTGCAGGCCTTCGACACCGGAGCGGTCGACTATCTTCTGAAGCCTGTCCGGAAGGAACGCCTTACAGCAGCACTGGATAAGGCGCGCACCCAACTGGCCGGACTGAAGCCGGAGCCGCCGCCTGCTGTGGAGCCACTGCGCCGCATCCTGGGGCGCCTCGGCACCGACCTCCATATGCTCAACCCCTGCGATGTCATCGCCTTCCAGGCGGAGGGGGATACGGTCCAGATCATCACGGCGCAGGGACGCTACTATGCGGATCACTCACTGCGGACACTCGAAGCCAAACTCCCGCCGCCGCAATTCCGGCGGATCCACCGCGGCACCATCATCAACACGGATCACATTCGAAAGATTTCGCCGCTGACATCCAAACGGTGGCTGTTGAAGATGTCGAACGGTTTGGAGGCCATCGTGTCCAAGCGGATGGCCGGCGTCATCCGCGACGCGACACGCTGGTAA
- a CDS encoding outer membrane beta-barrel protein, with the protein MRLNLCCAVFLLCVAPNAVCQSLSLAVGGGAGPAPGDARIGPGGREVQKAIGATFLLDAGIEFFRDKKVSLAIDVPIALYGSRSADVYASRLYSSFYTERLTATLTPGVRARFGPGRRFSPWVSFGAGVATLRRTGNDSELGIPTAAQNDSSLVGILVPAAGVDMRVTGRWFVRGELRNNLYRTPATGFVSAFPFWSRWNYRPVAVGSVGFRFR; encoded by the coding sequence ATGAGACTGAACTTGTGTTGTGCCGTCTTCCTGCTCTGCGTCGCGCCCAACGCCGTGTGCCAGAGTCTGTCGCTCGCGGTTGGTGGGGGCGCGGGACCTGCCCCGGGAGATGCCCGGATCGGTCCGGGCGGACGAGAAGTGCAGAAGGCCATAGGTGCGACCTTTCTGTTGGACGCCGGGATCGAATTCTTTCGGGACAAGAAGGTCTCGCTGGCGATTGATGTTCCAATCGCGCTCTATGGGTCGCGTAGCGCGGACGTCTACGCCAGCCGACTCTATTCGAGTTTCTACACCGAGCGGCTCACGGCCACGCTGACGCCTGGTGTCCGCGCACGGTTCGGCCCTGGTCGGCGGTTTTCTCCGTGGGTATCATTCGGTGCCGGCGTCGCGACACTCCGCCGCACAGGCAACGACTCCGAATTGGGCATACCGACTGCCGCGCAGAATGACTCAAGTCTCGTCGGAATCCTTGTTCCGGCGGCCGGTGTCGACATGCGGGTGACGGGACGCTGGTTCGTGCGCGGGGAACTGCGGAATAACCTCTACCGGACGCCAGCCACCGGCTTTGTGTCCGCATTTCCCTTCTGGAGCCGTTGGAACTACAGGCCCGTGGCCGTAGGCAGCGTGGGATTCCGATTCAGATGA
- the ubiE gene encoding bifunctional demethylmenaquinone methyltransferase/2-methoxy-6-polyprenyl-1,4-benzoquinol methylase UbiE codes for MTAPRGTTPAGTASEEQAARYVRGMFGRVAGKYDLLNHLLSFQVDRYWRNTTVRRVEHILRRPGMRVMDLCCGTGDLLLAIEQRTSQQSLVLGSDFCHPMLVAALDKATRRHACAPLFEGDGLQLPLADNSLDLVTVAFGFRNFANYRKGLRELRRVLKPGGMLAILEFSTPPNALIRSVYGLYSRRILPAIGGLVSGSKDAYTYLPESVRKFPGAEVLAAEMEGAGYTRVKFERMTFGVVALHTGLSG; via the coding sequence ATGACAGCACCCAGAGGGACGACTCCGGCTGGCACGGCCAGCGAGGAACAGGCGGCGCGCTACGTGCGCGGCATGTTCGGCCGTGTCGCCGGTAAGTACGACCTGCTGAATCACTTACTGTCCTTTCAGGTGGACCGCTATTGGCGCAATACCACCGTCCGACGCGTGGAGCACATTCTGCGGCGTCCAGGGATGCGTGTGATGGATCTCTGCTGCGGCACCGGCGATCTGCTGCTGGCGATAGAGCAGCGGACGTCGCAACAGAGCTTGGTGTTGGGCAGTGATTTCTGCCACCCCATGCTGGTGGCGGCCCTCGACAAGGCCACGCGGCGCCACGCCTGCGCGCCACTCTTCGAAGGCGACGGTTTGCAGCTACCCCTGGCCGACAATTCGTTGGATCTGGTGACCGTGGCATTCGGGTTCCGCAATTTCGCGAACTACCGCAAAGGACTGCGGGAGTTGCGGCGCGTCCTGAAGCCAGGCGGGATGCTGGCCATCCTTGAATTCTCAACACCCCCGAACGCGCTGATCCGCAGTGTCTACGGCTTGTATTCGCGGCGGATACTGCCGGCTATCGGCGGACTGGTGTCGGGCTCGAAAGACGCCTACACATATCTGCCGGAATCCGTACGCAAGTTTCCAGGTGCCGAGGTTCTGGCGGCTGAGATGGAAGGCGCGGGCTACACACGAGTGAAGTTCGAACGAATGACGTTCGGCGTGGTGGCGCTGCATACCGGATTATCCGGCTAG
- the aroB gene encoding 3-dehydroquinate synthase, with translation MPAFAVTTTAHRYEAIVERGVLRRLRDFLPAKHGKVFVVATDDVWALHGPAVESGLQAKDWHRLVFPGGEERKRLSSVEAMADRMVELGGDRSSLVVAFGGGIVNDLGGFLAAIYMRGIPVIQIPTTLLSQVDAAVGGKTGANLVGGKNLIGSFHQPLAVLSDPDVLTTLPEREYRAGLFEVIKHGVIACEPLFRLMQNEQPRVMAREAGAVEQMVAESVRIKCEVVTADEKEMGLRKILNFGHTVGHAMEAETRYAHFLHGEAVGLGMIAATHLSRLAGRLSDGLCTEINDVVKSYGPFPATSMLSADNLMPRLVKDKKAIQGTVHFVLATGIGSTEVVPGLPAELVREAIELTLA, from the coding sequence ATGCCTGCCTTTGCCGTGACGACAACGGCGCACCGATATGAAGCAATTGTAGAGCGCGGCGTACTGCGGCGGCTGCGCGACTTTCTTCCTGCCAAACACGGAAAGGTGTTTGTAGTGGCCACGGACGACGTATGGGCGCTGCACGGCCCGGCCGTGGAATCCGGCCTCCAGGCAAAAGACTGGCACCGCCTGGTGTTTCCCGGAGGGGAAGAACGGAAACGCCTTTCTTCGGTGGAGGCGATGGCGGACCGCATGGTCGAGCTGGGCGGCGACCGTTCCAGCCTGGTGGTGGCCTTTGGCGGCGGCATCGTCAACGATCTGGGCGGCTTTCTGGCGGCGATTTACATGCGCGGGATTCCGGTGATCCAGATCCCCACCACGCTGTTGTCCCAGGTGGACGCGGCCGTAGGCGGCAAGACAGGTGCGAATCTGGTCGGCGGCAAGAATTTGATCGGTTCGTTCCATCAGCCGCTGGCAGTTCTGTCGGACCCAGACGTATTGACGACGCTGCCCGAACGCGAGTACCGGGCAGGGCTATTCGAGGTCATCAAGCACGGTGTGATCGCCTGCGAGCCGCTGTTTCGCCTGATGCAGAACGAGCAACCGCGAGTGATGGCTCGTGAGGCCGGCGCCGTCGAGCAGATGGTGGCCGAAAGCGTCCGGATCAAGTGCGAAGTGGTCACGGCGGATGAGAAGGAGATGGGTCTGCGCAAGATCCTGAACTTTGGCCATACCGTCGGCCATGCGATGGAGGCGGAAACCCGGTACGCACACTTCCTTCACGGGGAAGCGGTGGGTTTGGGCATGATTGCGGCCACGCATCTGTCGCGGTTGGCTGGCCGGCTGAGCGACGGTCTTTGCACGGAGATCAACGACGTCGTGAAGTCCTACGGGCCGTTTCCCGCCACGTCAATGCTGAGCGCGGACAACTTGATGCCTAGATTGGTCAAGGACAAAAAGGCCATTCAGGGAACCGTCCATTTCGTATTGGCGACGGGGATCGGGTCGACGGAAGTGGTGCCGGGGCTGCCCGCGGAGTTGGTTCGTGAGGCGATCGAGTTGACGCTCGCATGA
- a CDS encoding L-aspartate oxidase produces MGVISAISDLIQTDYLVVGAGVAGLRAAIALAPAGRVLVVAKDSLRESSSEYAQGGIAVALSDDDEVDLHEADTLAAGDGLCNREAVHVLVEEGPHAIQQLMDWGAEFDREGGRLVFAREGAHSRSRVLHAHGDSTGKEIARTLYHKAASLENISFRSFAAVVDLLVQDGAIVGAVALDENSGSLIPISAKAVLLATGGLGRVFTDTTNPDVATGDGVAMAWRAGAVISDIEFVQFHPTALHVEGAPRFLLSEALRGEGAHLLNAKGERFMRRLHPMAELAPRDVVSRCIVEEMRRENSPHVFLDLSGRGHDFVKNRFPRIHSTCLLYGLDLDKEPAPVHPAAHYSMGGVWTALDGRTSIPGLWAAGEVACTGVHGANRLASNSLLEGVVFGARAGQSIVEAQSTAQLRAVRFEPLEIPQTKEAVVRRIATDFCGIVRNGDGLASALAILNGMPAARKRQVTRADVEVANMRTITKLIARCARAREESRGAHCRSDYPKRVAAFERHSRIRISQREVNFE; encoded by the coding sequence ATGGGAGTTATCAGCGCCATCTCAGACTTGATTCAGACTGACTACCTGGTTGTAGGCGCCGGTGTCGCAGGTTTGCGCGCCGCCATAGCGCTCGCTCCGGCAGGCCGCGTCCTGGTAGTTGCCAAAGACAGCCTTCGCGAATCTTCCTCGGAATACGCCCAAGGCGGAATAGCCGTCGCTCTCAGCGACGATGACGAGGTGGACCTTCACGAAGCCGATACACTCGCGGCCGGGGACGGCCTGTGCAATCGGGAGGCGGTGCATGTCCTGGTCGAGGAGGGCCCGCATGCCATCCAGCAACTGATGGACTGGGGCGCCGAGTTCGACCGTGAGGGTGGCCGCCTTGTCTTCGCCCGGGAAGGGGCCCACTCCCGCAGCCGGGTGCTGCACGCGCACGGCGATTCCACCGGCAAGGAGATCGCCCGCACCCTGTATCACAAAGCCGCATCCCTCGAGAACATCTCGTTTCGCAGCTTCGCCGCCGTGGTCGACTTGCTTGTCCAGGACGGCGCGATTGTCGGCGCCGTCGCCCTCGACGAGAATTCCGGCTCGTTGATCCCGATCTCCGCCAAAGCCGTTCTTCTGGCCACAGGCGGGCTTGGCCGTGTGTTTACCGACACCACAAACCCCGATGTCGCGACCGGCGACGGGGTTGCCATGGCTTGGCGTGCCGGGGCCGTGATTTCGGACATCGAGTTCGTTCAGTTCCACCCCACGGCTCTCCATGTCGAAGGGGCTCCCCGCTTCCTGCTTTCCGAGGCCCTGCGCGGCGAAGGCGCACATCTGTTGAATGCAAAGGGCGAACGCTTTATGCGCCGCCTCCATCCGATGGCCGAGCTCGCGCCTCGCGATGTGGTCTCCCGCTGCATCGTAGAAGAGATGCGCCGCGAAAACTCGCCCCACGTGTTCCTCGACCTCTCAGGCAGGGGCCACGATTTCGTCAAGAATCGCTTTCCACGCATCCACTCCACCTGCCTGCTTTACGGCCTGGATCTCGATAAGGAACCGGCCCCGGTGCACCCCGCCGCACACTACTCCATGGGCGGTGTCTGGACCGCTCTGGACGGAAGGACCTCCATCCCTGGCCTTTGGGCGGCCGGTGAGGTCGCCTGTACGGGTGTCCATGGTGCCAACCGGTTGGCCTCCAACTCGTTGCTGGAGGGTGTCGTCTTTGGCGCCCGCGCCGGCCAATCGATTGTGGAGGCGCAATCCACCGCCCAACTCCGCGCAGTCCGGTTCGAACCGCTCGAGATTCCTCAAACCAAAGAGGCCGTCGTACGGCGCATCGCCACCGATTTCTGTGGCATCGTCCGCAACGGAGATGGACTGGCTTCCGCACTCGCAATCCTCAACGGCATGCCAGCCGCCCGGAAGCGTCAAGTCACCCGCGCCGATGTCGAGGTGGCTAACATGCGGACTATCACGAAGTTAATCGCGCGCTGCGCACGTGCCCGCGAAGAAAGTCGCGGGGCACACTGCAGATCCGACTATCCTAAGAGAGTGGCGGCCTTTGAACGACACTCCCGGATCCGGATCAGCCAGCGCGAGGTGAATTTTGAATAG
- a CDS encoding type II toxin-antitoxin system PemK/MazF family toxin, whose translation MVSEILRGEIWWADLREPRLSDPGYRRPVLVVQANPFNFSRIQTVIIATISSNLRLSEAPGNVLLPVGSVGLDRDSVVNVSQLLTLDRSFLTEHVGTLSPRLQRAVDDGLRTVLQL comes from the coding sequence GTGGTGTCTGAGATTCTGCGAGGGGAGATCTGGTGGGCGGATCTTCGCGAGCCCCGTCTTTCAGACCCTGGATACAGACGACCGGTGCTGGTGGTGCAGGCTAACCCATTCAACTTCAGCCGTATTCAGACGGTCATTATTGCCACGATCAGTTCCAACCTGAGGCTCTCCGAGGCTCCGGGCAATGTCCTACTACCGGTGGGTTCGGTGGGGCTCGACCGAGACTCGGTGGTCAATGTGTCCCAGCTTCTGACGTTGGATCGAAGTTTTCTCACGGAGCACGTAGGGACGCTGTCACCGCGATTGCAGCGGGCCGTGGATGACGGATTGCGAACGGTTCTGCAGTTGTAG
- a CDS encoding NAD(P)-binding domain-containing protein, with product MAIGFIGTGKMGAMLVRALLRAERPVEEEIWASNRSQEKLDDLRLHYPRLRTGSNGELAEACGTLFLCVRPGDTAQALEEVRPLLTRRHLLVSISNVVELERLAEATPCRTAKVIPSFTQFVHGGVSLLIPGPRSTDADLAYLRDLLEKVSRTEQIEESQSRAATNVVSCGPAFLARFCTEWAAAAYEMQPDISLEQWESLVWDTVRAAADLPRAGIDGREMLEEVSTPGGMTYEGLLAMDAVLPEMWREVMRRTTEREKALKLAFQL from the coding sequence ATGGCCATCGGGTTCATTGGTACGGGGAAAATGGGCGCCATGCTGGTTCGCGCTCTGTTGCGGGCCGAGCGTCCGGTAGAGGAAGAGATTTGGGCCAGCAACCGCTCCCAGGAAAAGCTGGACGATCTGCGACTGCACTATCCACGGCTGCGGACGGGGTCGAACGGGGAGCTGGCGGAAGCGTGCGGGACACTGTTTCTATGCGTGCGGCCGGGGGATACGGCGCAGGCGCTGGAGGAGGTGCGGCCACTGCTGACGCGGAGGCACCTTCTGGTGAGCATCTCGAACGTGGTGGAATTGGAACGGTTGGCGGAGGCGACTCCCTGTCGCACGGCCAAGGTGATTCCTTCCTTTACGCAATTCGTTCACGGCGGCGTGAGCCTGCTCATTCCCGGGCCGCGGAGTACGGACGCCGATCTGGCATACCTGCGGGACTTGTTGGAGAAGGTAAGCCGCACGGAGCAGATTGAGGAGTCGCAGAGCCGGGCGGCCACCAATGTGGTGAGCTGCGGCCCGGCCTTTCTGGCGCGGTTTTGCACGGAGTGGGCGGCCGCGGCCTACGAAATGCAGCCGGACATCTCCCTGGAACAGTGGGAGTCCCTGGTGTGGGACACCGTACGCGCCGCGGCGGACCTGCCAAGGGCGGGGATCGACGGACGCGAGATGCTGGAGGAAGTAAGTACACCCGGCGGAATGACGTACGAAGGGCTTCTGGCCATGGACGCCGTACTGCCCGAGATGTGGCGCGAAGTCATGCGGCGGACGACCGAGCGGGAGAAGGCGCTGAAACTTGCCTTTCAGTTGTGA
- the hslV gene encoding ATP-dependent protease subunit HslV, with the protein MTNSIHGTTILVVRRNGKVVMAGDGQVTLGSEVLKAKANKLRRLHKDKIVAGFAGSTADAFSLFARFEAKLEQHNGNLPRSAVELAKDWRTDKMLRHLEALLLVADATNIYILSGNGDVIEPDSDCMAIGSGGPFAQAAARALLENTKLSAREIVEKAMIIAADTCIYTNSNISYQELG; encoded by the coding sequence ATGACGAATAGCATCCACGGGACCACTATCTTGGTGGTCCGCCGCAACGGCAAAGTCGTGATGGCCGGAGACGGACAAGTGACCCTGGGCAGCGAGGTGTTGAAGGCGAAAGCCAATAAACTCCGTCGTTTGCACAAGGATAAGATCGTGGCTGGATTCGCTGGATCCACCGCGGACGCTTTCTCTCTCTTCGCCCGCTTCGAAGCCAAACTCGAGCAACACAACGGCAATCTGCCGCGCAGCGCCGTAGAACTCGCAAAGGACTGGCGAACGGACAAGATGTTGCGCCACCTGGAAGCGCTCCTCCTGGTCGCCGATGCCACCAACATCTACATCCTCTCCGGCAACGGGGACGTCATCGAGCCCGACAGTGATTGCATGGCCATTGGCAGCGGCGGCCCCTTCGCCCAGGCGGCGGCCCGCGCCCTGCTCGAAAACACAAAACTTTCCGCGCGCGAAATCGTCGAGAAGGCCATGATTATCGCCGCCGACACCTGTATCTACACCAACAGCAACATCAGCTACCAGGAGCTCGGCTAA
- the hslU gene encoding ATP-dependent protease ATPase subunit HslU yields the protein MVIYLPGDANRDEPLLDELTPRQIVAALDKYVIGQADAKRAIAVALRNRIRRQKLDPEMAEEVMPKNILMIGTTGVGKTELARRLAKLSNSPFLKVEASKFTEVGYVGRDVESMIRDLVEVAIDMVREEKLEEVADRAEEAAEERLLDILLPPSPEPSDTAEKTREKMREKLRAGRLDEKIVEIDVKDRGPAFEVFSNTGNEDMDMNLREFLPQLFGGRTTKRKMRVAEAFEYLTQEEEGRLVDMDQVTRMAIERVERNGILFLDEIDKIAGREGGHGPDVSREGVQRDILPIVEGTTVNTRYGFVRTDHILFIAAGAFHVSKPADMIPELQGRFPIRVELKSLNEDDFVRILTEPKNALIKQYTALLETEGIQLEFGDDAIRAIAGFATQVNESSENIGARRLHTILEKLLEEISFEGPDLKKKKVKVDAAFVRRQLADIVADQDLSRYIL from the coding sequence ATGGTCATTTACCTCCCCGGCGACGCCAATCGCGACGAGCCCCTGCTCGACGAACTCACTCCACGCCAGATCGTCGCTGCCCTGGACAAATACGTGATCGGTCAGGCGGATGCCAAGCGCGCCATCGCCGTCGCACTCCGCAATCGTATCCGCAGACAGAAGCTCGACCCCGAGATGGCCGAAGAGGTGATGCCGAAGAACATCCTCATGATCGGCACCACCGGAGTCGGCAAAACCGAACTGGCTCGGCGCCTGGCGAAGCTCTCCAACTCACCGTTCCTGAAGGTGGAGGCCAGCAAGTTTACGGAAGTCGGCTATGTCGGACGGGACGTCGAATCGATGATCCGCGACCTCGTCGAAGTCGCCATTGATATGGTGCGCGAAGAGAAGCTCGAGGAAGTAGCCGATCGGGCCGAAGAGGCCGCCGAGGAGCGGCTGCTCGACATCCTTCTCCCGCCGTCGCCCGAGCCCAGCGACACCGCCGAAAAGACGCGCGAGAAAATGCGCGAAAAGCTGCGCGCCGGGCGCCTCGACGAGAAGATCGTCGAAATCGACGTCAAGGACCGCGGCCCGGCTTTCGAAGTGTTCTCGAACACCGGCAACGAAGACATGGACATGAACCTGAGGGAGTTCCTGCCTCAGTTGTTCGGTGGCCGCACCACCAAGCGCAAGATGCGTGTGGCCGAAGCGTTCGAGTACCTCACCCAGGAAGAAGAAGGGCGCCTGGTCGACATGGACCAGGTCACACGCATGGCCATCGAGCGCGTGGAACGCAACGGTATCCTCTTCCTTGATGAAATCGACAAAATCGCCGGCCGCGAAGGCGGCCATGGGCCCGATGTCTCGCGAGAAGGAGTCCAGCGCGACATCCTGCCCATCGTTGAGGGTACGACGGTGAACACCCGCTACGGCTTCGTTCGCACCGATCACATTCTCTTTATCGCCGCCGGGGCGTTCCACGTTTCGAAGCCCGCCGACATGATCCCGGAGCTCCAGGGGCGGTTCCCCATTCGTGTCGAGCTCAAGTCTCTCAATGAAGATGACTTCGTTCGCATCCTCACTGAGCCCAAGAACGCTCTCATCAAGCAGTACACCGCCCTACTCGAGACAGAAGGAATCCAGCTCGAATTCGGCGATGACGCCATTCGCGCCATCGCGGGTTTCGCCACGCAGGTCAACGAGTCGAGCGAGAATATCGGCGCCCGCCGCCTGCACACGATCCTCGAAAAGCTACTCGAGGAGATCAGCTTTGAAGGCCCGGATCTCAAGAAGAAAAAAGTGAAGGTCGATGCGGCGTTCGTGCGCCGCCAACTGGCCGACATCGTCGCCGACCAGGACCTCAGCCGGTATATCCTGTAA